One window of Desulfarculus baarsii DSM 2075 genomic DNA carries:
- the ahbD gene encoding heme b synthase, which produces MHQHPHGAHPGGHPAGLAKNEGGVPPLRLLAWETTRRCNLRCLHCRAGAEDECYPDELTTAQGEELLRDLATMGRPVVILTGGEPLLRHDIFHLAAYGHGLGLRMVMGTNGVLITPEVARRLVEAGIQRISVSIDGPDAQSHDVFRGQQGAFEGSMAGIAAARAAGLEFQVNTTVTRGNLPWMQAIQDLAQRLGAVAHHIFLLVPTGRGRALSGEIISAEEYEDVLNWFYDQRGKACMELKATCAPHYFRVLRQRAKADGLDLTFQSHGLDAVSKGCLGGQGFAFVSHVGQVQACGYLDLPAGDVKKQPFSRIWQESELFGKLRDPNLLGGKCGRCEYRRVCGGCRARAFEATGDVLAEEPLCVHQPALR; this is translated from the coding sequence ATGCACCAGCACCCCCACGGCGCGCACCCCGGCGGCCACCCGGCCGGTTTGGCGAAAAACGAAGGCGGCGTCCCGCCGCTGCGGCTATTGGCCTGGGAGACCACCAGGCGCTGCAATCTGCGCTGCCTGCATTGTCGGGCCGGGGCCGAGGACGAATGCTACCCCGATGAATTGACCACCGCCCAGGGCGAGGAGTTGCTGCGCGATCTGGCGACCATGGGCCGGCCGGTGGTGATCCTCACCGGCGGTGAACCGCTTTTGCGCCACGATATCTTTCACTTGGCGGCCTATGGCCACGGGCTGGGCCTGCGCATGGTCATGGGCACCAACGGCGTGTTGATCACCCCGGAGGTGGCCCGGCGGCTGGTGGAGGCGGGCATTCAACGCATCTCGGTTTCCATCGACGGGCCCGACGCCCAGAGCCACGACGTTTTTCGTGGCCAGCAGGGGGCCTTCGAGGGCTCCATGGCCGGCATCGCCGCGGCCAGGGCGGCCGGCCTGGAGTTTCAGGTAAACACCACCGTGACGCGGGGCAATCTGCCGTGGATGCAGGCGATCCAGGACTTGGCCCAGCGGCTTGGCGCGGTGGCTCACCATATCTTTTTGTTGGTGCCCACCGGCCGCGGCCGGGCGCTCAGCGGCGAGATCATCAGCGCCGAGGAATACGAAGACGTGCTAAACTGGTTTTACGACCAGCGCGGCAAGGCCTGCATGGAGCTGAAGGCCACCTGCGCGCCGCATTATTTCCGCGTGCTGCGCCAACGGGCCAAGGCCGATGGCCTGGACCTGACCTTCCAGAGCCACGGGCTGGACGCGGTGAGCAAGGGCTGCCTGGGCGGCCAGGGCTTCGCCTTTGTCAGCCATGTGGGCCAGGTGCAGGCCTGCGGCTATCTGGATTTGCCGGCTGGCGACGTGAAAAAGCAGCCATTTTCGCGCATTTGGCAAGAGTCCGAGCTTTTTGGCAAACTGCGTGACCCCAACCTGCTGGGCGGCAAATGCGGGCGTTGCGAGTATCGGCGGGTGTGCGGCGGCTGTCGTGCTCGGGCCTTCGAGGCCACGGGTGATGTGCTGGCCGAGGAGCCGTTGTGCGTGCACCAGCCGGCGCTCCGCTAG
- a CDS encoding TetR/AcrR family transcriptional regulator — MTPSQREASARQIPTVVKDQELVQRRRRQIADAAVSLFLQKGFHKTTTREIAKSAGISIGSLYEYVQTKEDVLYLVCQAIHQEMEQSLQAHIAHGGSGARALESAIQAYIAACDGMGRHITFIYQETKSLPAESKRYVLEHELRITGMFIGLLRRGVEDYSLRPLNRGEIELMAHNIMVLGHMWAFRHWALAGIGLAKYIEDQSALLMGQLV, encoded by the coding sequence ATGACGCCAAGCCAACGGGAAGCAAGCGCTCGCCAAATCCCCACCGTGGTCAAGGACCAGGAGCTGGTCCAGCGCCGCCGCCGGCAGATCGCCGACGCGGCCGTCAGCCTGTTTCTGCAAAAGGGCTTTCACAAGACCACCACGCGCGAGATAGCAAAAAGCGCCGGAATTTCCATTGGTTCGCTCTATGAATACGTCCAGACCAAGGAAGACGTGCTCTATCTGGTCTGCCAGGCCATCCACCAGGAGATGGAGCAAAGCCTCCAGGCGCACATCGCCCACGGCGGCAGCGGGGCCCGCGCCCTGGAATCGGCCATCCAGGCCTATATCGCCGCCTGTGACGGCATGGGCCGGCACATCACCTTCATCTATCAAGAGACCAAGAGCCTGCCCGCCGAGTCCAAGCGCTACGTCCTGGAGCACGAGCTGCGCATCACGGGCATGTTCATCGGGCTGCTGCGCCGGGGCGTCGAGGACTATTCGTTGCGGCCGCTCAACCGCGGCGAGATCGAGCTGATGGCTCACAACATCATGGTGCTGGGCCACATGTGGGCCTTTCGGCACTGGGCCCTGGCCGGCATCGGCCTGGCCAAATATATCGAGGATCAGTCGGCCCTGCTGATGGGCCAGCTTGTTTAG
- a CDS encoding 4Fe-4S dicluster domain-containing protein, with product MPNDNVTIVGLHLALTLFGLGMLFRLGAWLWRNVGDEARQAGAGARALAAVSGLLGTIFSAKVVTLVKALVLDVLLQQKVYKQDKLRWAAHICIYVGFMLLLIFHALQSVVSVAVFDDFQSTLNPYLFLRNFFGLVVLAGVGVAIYRRVTIKPIKAISGGADKIALTLLAVIMCSGVVLEGAKIISQRDFMRMNEDYGSLEGEELTALKAYWAKNFSVAFSGEELPSDEETLAAGAELHADSCASCHSEPNAAFMSYAAAQVMKPAAGALDRLDAPSLLYYLHYFACLLGLIYLPFSKFLHIITSPIAMVVSQVMDEKTAAPAAVALRRAIDLDACTHCGTCTLHCSVLASFQTMGNDGILPSEKLAAFRSLVAGDRLTDAQLFALRDANDICTRCHRCTDLCPVGINLQGLWTALSQELEHRGVVSTFVVARQAVSGLGRPGKGQAVKLARPEKSLVFQADKFRKCFECQTCTNSCPVVAAHAEPIKSLDLVPHQIMHALAMGMVDLAMGARMNYDCLTCYRCQEQCPQGVPITDILYELKNMGYQRVKSGLEDVA from the coding sequence ATGCCCAATGATAATGTGACGATAGTTGGCCTGCATCTGGCATTGACTCTGTTCGGCCTGGGCATGCTTTTTCGCCTGGGCGCCTGGTTGTGGCGCAATGTGGGCGACGAGGCCAGGCAGGCCGGCGCGGGGGCGCGGGCCCTGGCGGCGGTCAGCGGCTTGCTGGGGACGATCTTCAGCGCCAAGGTCGTGACCCTGGTCAAGGCCCTGGTCCTGGACGTGCTGTTGCAGCAAAAAGTCTACAAGCAGGACAAGCTGCGTTGGGCGGCCCATATCTGTATTTACGTGGGCTTCATGCTGCTGCTGATCTTCCACGCTTTGCAGAGCGTGGTCAGCGTGGCGGTGTTCGACGACTTCCAGTCGACGCTCAACCCCTACTTGTTCCTGCGCAACTTCTTTGGCCTGGTGGTGTTGGCTGGCGTGGGCGTGGCCATCTATCGCCGGGTGACGATCAAGCCGATCAAGGCCATCAGCGGCGGGGCCGACAAGATCGCCCTGACGCTGCTGGCGGTGATCATGTGCTCGGGCGTGGTGCTGGAAGGGGCCAAGATCATCAGCCAGCGCGACTTCATGCGCATGAACGAAGACTACGGCAGCCTGGAGGGCGAGGAGCTCACCGCCCTCAAAGCCTATTGGGCCAAGAACTTTTCGGTGGCCTTCAGCGGCGAGGAACTCCCCTCCGACGAGGAGACCCTGGCCGCCGGCGCCGAGCTGCACGCCGACTCCTGCGCCTCGTGCCACTCCGAGCCCAACGCGGCCTTCATGAGCTACGCCGCGGCCCAGGTCATGAAGCCGGCCGCCGGGGCCCTCGATCGCCTCGATGCGCCCAGCCTGCTCTATTATCTGCACTATTTCGCTTGCCTGCTGGGCCTGATCTACCTGCCCTTCAGCAAGTTCTTGCACATCATCACCAGCCCCATCGCCATGGTGGTCAGCCAGGTGATGGACGAAAAGACGGCCGCGCCGGCGGCGGTGGCCCTGCGCCGGGCCATCGACCTGGACGCCTGCACCCACTGCGGCACCTGCACGCTGCACTGCTCGGTGCTGGCATCGTTCCAGACCATGGGCAACGACGGCATTTTGCCCTCCGAGAAGCTGGCCGCCTTCCGCAGCCTGGTCGCCGGAGATCGCCTAACCGACGCCCAGCTTTTCGCCCTGCGCGACGCCAACGACATCTGCACCCGCTGCCACCGCTGCACCGACCTGTGCCCGGTTGGCATCAACCTCCAGGGCTTGTGGACGGCTCTGAGCCAGGAGCTGGAGCATCGCGGCGTGGTCTCGACCTTTGTCGTCGCCCGCCAGGCCGTCAGCGGCTTGGGCCGGCCGGGCAAGGGCCAGGCCGTCAAGCTGGCGCGGCCCGAAAAGAGCCTGGTCTTCCAGGCCGACAAGTTCCGCAAGTGCTTCGAATGCCAGACCTGCACCAACTCCTGCCCGGTGGTGGCCGCCCACGCCGAGCCGATCAAGAGCCTGGATCTGGTTCCGCACCAGATCATGCACGCGCTGGCCATGGGCATGGTCGATCTGGCCATGGGCGCGCGCATGAACTACGACTGCCTGACCTGCTATCGCTGCCAGGAACAGTGTCCCCAGGGCGTGCCGATCACCGACATTCTCTACGAACTGAAGAACATGGGCTACCAGCGGGTCAAGAGCGGCCTGGAGGACGTGGCCTGA
- a CDS encoding NADH-quinone oxidoreductase subunit NuoE family protein, whose product MSAQAVQLDELIDRYPAKPEYLIFLLQDIQAAYGYISPEAMDRVCDHAGVPKSRAYSVATFYQSFSLKPKGEHKIRVCMGTACHLKGAQRLADAVERKLGIKPDETSPDLKFSLEAVHCLGACAMAPVVVVDDEYHAGATPGKLDKLLDNVARD is encoded by the coding sequence ATGAGCGCGCAAGCAGTGCAACTGGATGAGCTGATCGACAGATATCCGGCCAAACCCGAATATCTCATATTTTTGCTGCAAGACATTCAGGCGGCCTACGGCTACATCTCGCCCGAGGCCATGGACCGCGTCTGTGACCACGCCGGTGTGCCCAAGAGCAGGGCCTATTCGGTGGCCACTTTTTATCAATCCTTCAGCCTGAAGCCCAAGGGTGAGCACAAGATTCGCGTGTGCATGGGCACGGCCTGTCACCTCAAGGGCGCGCAACGTCTGGCCGACGCGGTGGAGCGCAAGTTGGGCATCAAGCCCGACGAAACGTCGCCAGACCTCAAGTTCTCCCTGGAGGCGGTCCACTGCCTGGGCGCCTGCGCCATGGCGCCGGTGGTGGTTGTCGATGACGAATATCACGCCGGCGCGACCCCCGGCAAGCTGGACAAGCTGCTAGACAACGTGGCCCGAGACTAG
- a CDS encoding sigma-54-dependent Fis family transcriptional regulator, with the protein MIDSAEKNAPPSLAGDGVLLLDSALMIMGLNMTARHLLGGGVEPGQHFRPERFFRGEGLDEVVGAIGAALGRGESRLGLRAAMTDATGHTFSADCAASPFFERPGRIGGVIFNFRDVDFAPLREGRFEPSERLPEMPRMAYSALVDNLAEGIFTINTRWRITSFNQAAERLTGYRRQEVLGRHCWDIFRSDLCEAGCPLRTTLDSGVTRMDQDVRMLHKEGKRLGILVNTSVIKDAGGTVVGAVETFRPLLEQEQAQDVGDNGPHFTDIIGQSQPMRRLFEMLPDVAASEASVLIQGESGTGKELFARAIHHNSPRRQGPFVAVNCSALAETLLESEMFGHEKAAFTGAVRSRVGRFELARGGTLFLDEIGELKPELQVKLLRVLEQKVFERVGGTRLITMDARIISATNRDLGQALKDGRFREDLFYRLRTVPMTLPPLRRRQGDMPLLVRGFIEKLNVKYNKQVRSVDPKVMKVFNNYAWPGNVRELERVMEHAFVFVRGPVIFPHNLPALDEFAHERLSGPAAADRPPRPGQDGEREAIAEALRKAGGRRGEAAALLGLSRTSLWRRMKALGLA; encoded by the coding sequence ATGATTGATTCGGCCGAAAAAAACGCGCCGCCCTCCCTGGCCGGCGACGGCGTGTTGCTCTTGGACAGCGCGCTGATGATCATGGGCCTGAACATGACCGCCCGGCACCTGCTGGGCGGCGGCGTGGAGCCGGGCCAGCATTTTCGGCCAGAGCGTTTTTTTCGCGGCGAGGGGCTCGACGAGGTCGTCGGGGCCATCGGCGCGGCCCTGGGCCGGGGCGAAAGCCGCCTGGGCCTGCGCGCGGCCATGACCGACGCCACCGGCCACACCTTCAGCGCCGATTGCGCGGCCAGCCCCTTTTTCGAGCGGCCCGGGCGCATCGGCGGGGTGATCTTCAACTTCCGCGACGTCGACTTCGCGCCCCTGCGCGAGGGCCGCTTCGAGCCTTCCGAGCGCCTGCCCGAAATGCCACGCATGGCCTATTCGGCCCTGGTCGACAACCTGGCCGAGGGCATTTTCACCATCAACACCCGCTGGCGCATCACCTCGTTCAACCAGGCCGCCGAGCGCCTGACCGGCTATCGTCGCCAGGAGGTGCTGGGCCGCCACTGCTGGGACATTTTTCGCTCCGACCTCTGCGAAGCGGGCTGCCCCCTGCGCACGACCTTGGACAGCGGGGTGACGCGCATGGATCAGGACGTGCGCATGCTGCACAAGGAGGGCAAGCGCCTGGGCATCCTGGTCAACACCAGCGTGATCAAGGACGCCGGCGGGACCGTGGTGGGCGCGGTGGAGACCTTCCGCCCCCTGCTGGAGCAGGAACAGGCCCAGGATGTCGGTGACAACGGGCCCCATTTCACCGACATCATCGGCCAGAGCCAGCCCATGCGGCGGCTGTTCGAGATGCTGCCCGACGTGGCGGCCTCGGAGGCCAGCGTGCTGATTCAGGGCGAGAGCGGCACGGGCAAGGAGCTGTTCGCCCGGGCCATCCACCACAACTCGCCGCGCCGCCAGGGGCCGTTCGTGGCGGTCAACTGCTCGGCCCTGGCCGAGACGCTCCTGGAGTCGGAGATGTTCGGCCACGAAAAGGCCGCCTTCACCGGCGCGGTGCGTTCGCGGGTGGGCCGGTTCGAACTGGCCAGGGGCGGCACGCTGTTTTTGGACGAGATCGGCGAACTCAAGCCCGAGTTGCAGGTCAAGCTGCTGCGCGTGCTGGAGCAGAAGGTCTTCGAGCGGGTGGGCGGCACCAGGCTGATCACCATGGACGCGCGCATCATCAGCGCCACCAACCGCGACCTGGGCCAGGCCCTCAAGGACGGCCGCTTCCGCGAGGACTTGTTCTACCGCCTGCGCACGGTGCCGATGACTTTGCCGCCGCTCCGCCGCCGCCAGGGCGACATGCCGCTGCTGGTGCGCGGCTTTATCGAAAAGCTCAATGTCAAATACAACAAGCAGGTGCGCTCGGTCGACCCCAAGGTGATGAAAGTATTCAATAACTACGCCTGGCCCGGCAACGTGCGCGAGTTGGAGCGGGTCATGGAGCACGCCTTTGTCTTCGTGCGCGGCCCGGTGATTTTTCCGCACAATCTGCCGGCGCTGGACGAGTTCGCCCACGAGCGGCTCTCCGGCCCGGCCGCTGCGGACCGGCCCCCCCGGCCGGGCCAGGACGGCGAACGCGAGGCCATCGCCGAGGCCCTGCGCAAGGCCGGCGGCCGTCGTGGCGAGGCGGCGGCGCTTTTGGGCCTGAGCCGGACGTCTTTGTGGCGGCGGATGAAGGCGCTGGGCCTGGCCTGA
- a CDS encoding CoB--CoM heterodisulfide reductase iron-sulfur subunit B family protein, protein MQFAWFRGCKIPFYMSHYETASRAVLDKMGVGLVDMEFGCCGYPVRNQDAVAHLVSAARNLAMAEQAGLDLLTPCKCCFGSFKHAIHALAEDQGLLAKVNGVLAGEGLRYQGKANVRHILQVLHDEVGLKALKDKITRRFGGLKVAVHYGCHALRPSAVTQFDDPFGPKLFDELVELTGAKSVAWGRKLDCCGAPLWEKNDDLSRKIAKMKIDSGHQAGAAIICSACTYCQIQFDTIQAQMLQDDKELDALPSLLYPQLLGLALGLPEDKLGLQANAVAGAWVANHME, encoded by the coding sequence ATGCAATTCGCCTGGTTCCGTGGCTGTAAGATACCCTTTTACATGAGCCACTACGAAACCGCCTCGCGGGCGGTGTTGGACAAGATGGGCGTGGGGCTTGTCGATATGGAGTTCGGCTGCTGCGGCTACCCCGTGCGCAACCAGGACGCCGTGGCCCATCTGGTCTCGGCGGCGCGCAACCTGGCCATGGCCGAACAGGCCGGCCTGGATCTGCTCACGCCCTGCAAGTGCTGTTTCGGCAGCTTCAAGCACGCCATCCACGCCCTGGCCGAGGATCAGGGCCTGTTGGCCAAGGTCAACGGGGTGCTGGCCGGCGAGGGCCTGCGCTATCAGGGCAAGGCCAACGTGCGTCACATTTTGCAGGTGTTGCACGACGAGGTGGGCCTCAAGGCCCTCAAGGACAAGATCACGCGCCGTTTTGGCGGGCTCAAGGTGGCGGTGCATTATGGCTGCCACGCCCTGCGGCCCAGCGCCGTGACCCAGTTCGACGACCCCTTCGGTCCCAAGCTTTTCGACGAGTTGGTCGAGCTGACCGGGGCCAAGAGCGTGGCCTGGGGCCGCAAGCTCGATTGCTGCGGCGCGCCGCTGTGGGAAAAGAACGATGATTTGAGCCGCAAGATCGCCAAGATGAAGATCGACAGCGGCCACCAGGCCGGCGCGGCGATCATCTGCTCGGCCTGCACCTACTGCCAGATCCAGTTCGACACGATCCAGGCCCAGATGCTACAAGACGACAAGGAGCTCGACGCCTTGCCCTCGCTGCTCTATCCGCAGTTGCTGGGCCTGGCCCTGGGCCTGCCCGAGGACAAACTGGGCCTGCAGGCCAACGCCGTGGCTGGGGCCTGGGTGGCCAACCACATGGAATAA